The Candidatus Paceibacterota bacterium DNA window CTCATTATTGGTTTAAACCCAGGAAAGTTGGCTGGTTTGCTCTTTTTTACCCAACTAATTTTCCGGGTTGGATCGTGACCTTCTCATGTGCTTTCTTCTTTGTTTACCTCCTATCCTTGTCGTTAGAAATGACTCATTCATTTAGTGATGCTCTCTTGCTTTTTGCTCCACGAGGGATCGTGGTCTTGCTTGTTTATGATTTATTTTGTTTCAGGGCGGGGCAGTATCCAACTTGGTGGCGCAAATAGGAAAATAAAATATCCCTCTCGGGAGAACGGACTAAAAGTCTGCTGACTTTTGTCCTCACGCTCGCGCCGTCGCGCTGCGCGAGTCTCCCTCAAGTGATATTTTATTTTCCTACTTACCCCCGTCAATCTTGTAGCCCCTGCCAGCTACGGTGTGAATCAACTTTTTAGTATTTTTACCGACTTCCAATTTTTTGCGGAGATTGCGGATGTGTGCTTCTATCGTATTTGAAAAAGGATCACCATTGACGTCCCAGACGTGCTCCATGATCACACCTCGAGAGAAAACTTTTCCGGGTGCACGCATCATGCATTCGAGCAATAGAAATTCTTTGCGGGTGAGGTAGACATCTTTTTTGCCTCGCGTCACTTTTTGTCGCGTTGGATCAATGGTCAAGTCGTCGATAGTCATAGTGGCTGATTGGATGGTGTAGGGTCTACGACGGACAGCTTTAATCCGAGCTAGTAGTTCTTCAAAGGAATATGGCTTGGTCAAATAGTCATCGGCCCCTACATCGAGCAGAGAAATTTTTTGATCTACATCTGATTGGACCGAAGTGACAATGATCGGAGTCATTACGTCAGCTTGCCTGATTTCCAAGCAGACTTCGGGGCCATTTTTCTTGGGTAGCCTGTTGTCGAGGATGATCACATCATATTCATTTGTCCGCGCCAGAAAAGATCCGCGGTCACCATCGGTTGCCAAGTCCACCACGTT harbors:
- a CDS encoding response regulator transcription factor, producing MRILLIEDDSELSGVLCRALVHENNVVDLATDGDRGSFLARTNEYDVIILDNRLPKKNGPEVCLEIRQADVMTPIIVTSVQSDVDQKISLLDVGADDYLTKPYSFEELLARIKAVRRRPYTIQSATMTIDDLTIDPTRQKVTRGKKDVYLTRKEFLLLECMMRAPGKVFSRGVIMEHVWDVNGDPFSNTIEAHIRNLRKKLEVGKNTKKLIHTVAGRGYKIDGGK